From Orenia marismortui DSM 5156, one genomic window encodes:
- a CDS encoding IS30 family transposase: MCQNNYNRKSKKGKHLTLEDRKIIEHLYNIQGKKDKEIAKELGKHRTTISRELKKGELKLLNSDYTTRIEYDAEIAQKVYDKNATAKGTKIKIAKEHELARFIERKIKQDKWSPEVIANQIQEDERFEIKLHWKTIYNYIDKGILMVNRDELVYGNYKKSKGTKRQEKESTKRRKDGRRISDRPEEANKRTELGHWEMDLVEGKKGKGEPFLLVLTERYSRKEIIEKISNKTQEAVINGLDRIERRIGVRRFRELFKTITTDNGREFYDYEGIETSFTGSNIPRTNHYYADAYCSWQRGSNENLNKMIRRFLPKGSSFKDISTSEVKNIQQWMNNYPRKMFDFKTSNEVFENKLKVA, from the coding sequence ATGTGTCAAAATAATTATAACAGAAAAAGTAAAAAAGGAAAACACCTAACTTTGGAAGATAGGAAAATAATAGAGCATTTATATAATATTCAAGGTAAGAAAGATAAGGAGATCGCAAAAGAGTTAGGAAAACATAGAACAACAATAAGTAGAGAGCTTAAGAAAGGTGAATTAAAATTATTAAATTCTGATTATACGACAAGAATAGAATATGATGCTGAAATAGCGCAAAAAGTCTATGATAAAAATGCTACAGCTAAAGGAACTAAGATAAAAATAGCTAAGGAACATGAGTTAGCAAGATTTATAGAAAGAAAAATAAAACAAGATAAATGGTCTCCAGAAGTAATTGCTAATCAAATACAGGAAGATGAAAGATTTGAAATTAAGCTACATTGGAAAACAATATACAATTATATAGACAAAGGTATCTTGATGGTAAATAGAGATGAGTTAGTCTATGGTAATTATAAAAAATCTAAAGGTACTAAAAGACAAGAAAAGGAATCAACTAAGAGGAGAAAAGATGGCAGAAGGATATCAGATAGACCTGAGGAAGCTAATAAAAGAACAGAGTTAGGTCATTGGGAAATGGACTTAGTAGAAGGTAAAAAAGGAAAAGGAGAGCCATTCTTACTAGTTTTAACAGAAAGATATAGTCGAAAAGAGATAATAGAAAAAATATCTAATAAGACTCAAGAAGCAGTTATAAATGGATTAGATCGAATTGAAAGAAGAATAGGTGTAAGAAGGTTTAGAGAGTTATTTAAGACGATAACAACAGACAACGGGCGGGAATTTTATGATTATGAAGGAATAGAGACTTCATTTACAGGAAGTAATATACCAAGAACTAATCATTACTATGCTGATGCCTATTGTTCTTGGCAAAGAGGTAGTAATGAAAATTTAAATAAGATGATTAGAAGGTTTTTGCCAAAAGGAAGCAGTTTTAAAGATATTAGTACGAGTGAGGTTAAAAATATTCAACAATGGATGAATAACTACCCAAGAAAGATGTTTGATTTTAAAACTTCGAATGAAGTTTTTGAAAATAAATTAAAAGTAGCTTAA
- the dapA gene encoding 4-hydroxy-tetrahydrodipicolinate synthase gives MSFGEVLTAMVTPFKEDLTVDYDQALKLAEYLVSNGSDGLVILGTTGEVPTLTIEEKERLLKLIVETIGDKATIIAGTGSYSTQKSIEFSKKAEEIGVDGVMLVTPYYNKPPQAGLYNHFKLIAKEIDLPVMLYNVPGRTSRNIEAETIAKLAEIENIVAVKEASGDIDQAIKIRSLTDDSFKIYSGDDSLTLPILSIGGEGVISVASHLVGNQIKTMIGDFKAGKLQSAAKTNAKLNQLFNTMFITTNPIPIKASLNLLGKNVGGLRPPLVNLDSKLEAKLKDTLDSYGFFD, from the coding sequence ATGAGCTTTGGTGAAGTATTAACTGCAATGGTTACACCCTTTAAAGAAGATCTAACGGTAGATTATGATCAGGCTCTAAAATTGGCTGAATATTTAGTTAGTAATGGTTCTGATGGTTTGGTGATTTTAGGTACTACTGGTGAAGTACCTACCTTAACTATAGAAGAAAAAGAGAGATTATTAAAATTAATAGTAGAAACTATTGGTGATAAAGCTACTATAATTGCTGGAACTGGCTCTTATTCTACTCAAAAGAGTATTGAGTTTAGTAAGAAGGCGGAGGAAATTGGAGTAGATGGTGTTATGCTTGTAACTCCATATTACAATAAGCCTCCACAAGCTGGGTTATATAATCATTTTAAATTAATTGCTAAAGAAATTGATTTACCTGTGATGCTTTATAATGTACCTGGTCGTACTAGTAGAAATATAGAAGCAGAAACTATAGCGAAATTGGCAGAAATAGAGAATATAGTTGCAGTCAAAGAAGCAAGTGGAGATATTGATCAAGCAATTAAGATTAGAAGTTTAACTGATGATAGTTTTAAGATCTACAGTGGTGATGATAGTTTAACTTTGCCGATATTATCTATTGGTGGAGAAGGAGTAATTAGTGTTGCTTCTCATTTGGTTGGTAATCAAATAAAAACTATGATCGGTGATTTTAAGGCTGGTAAACTTCAATCTGCTGCTAAAACAAATGCTAAGCTTAATCAATTGTTTAATACAATGTTTATTACTACTAATCCAATACCTATTAAGGCTTCCTTGAATTTATTAGGTAAGAATGTTGGTGGATTGAGACCACCGTTAGTAAATCTTGATTCAAAGCTTGAGGCTAAATTAAAAGATACTTTGGATAGTTATGGCTTTTTTGATTAA
- the dapG gene encoding aspartate kinase, which yields MPNIVVQKFGGSSVATDERREQVIDKIINAINQGYKPVIVVSAIGREGAPYATDTLINFAQGVYDTIEPRAKDLLMSCGEIISTVIIAQALRARGYEAEPLTGAQAGIITDENFGDTRIKEINARRILDILDSNQIPIIAGFQGVSENGEITTLGRGGSDTTACALGAALHAEMVEIYTDVEGVMTADPRIVPNAKTLKHVTYNEVCELAYQGARVIHPRAAEIAMRERVPVIVRSTFSDAQGTVISDVFKQEEVEIKGDRPVSGVTSRSNLSFVKVFPKDHEGPSTLLESTSVLGCFRILAEGNISVDFINVRPEVITFMINKDTVEKACGLLNESNYQYEVFNDFVKISVVGAGMTGVPGIMAKVVEALTEAGISIYQTTDSHTTISCLIRDEDEESGLCALHDYFGLGD from the coding sequence ATGCCTAATATAGTAGTTCAGAAATTTGGAGGTTCATCTGTAGCAACTGATGAAAGAAGAGAGCAAGTAATTGATAAGATTATAAATGCTATAAATCAGGGCTATAAACCTGTTATCGTAGTATCTGCAATTGGAAGAGAAGGAGCACCTTATGCTACAGATACTTTAATTAATTTTGCTCAAGGTGTTTATGATACAATAGAACCTAGAGCAAAGGATTTATTGATGTCTTGTGGAGAGATTATCTCTACTGTAATTATTGCTCAAGCTTTGAGAGCTAGAGGTTATGAGGCTGAGCCTTTAACTGGTGCTCAAGCTGGCATTATAACTGATGAAAATTTTGGAGACACTAGAATTAAGGAAATTAATGCACGGCGCATATTAGATATATTAGATTCTAATCAAATTCCTATTATAGCAGGATTTCAAGGGGTTTCAGAAAATGGAGAAATCACTACTTTAGGTAGAGGTGGATCAGATACTACTGCTTGTGCACTAGGAGCTGCTTTACATGCAGAAATGGTGGAAATTTATACTGATGTTGAAGGTGTAATGACAGCAGATCCAAGAATAGTACCAAATGCTAAAACTCTAAAACATGTTACTTATAATGAAGTCTGTGAATTGGCTTATCAAGGTGCTAGAGTTATTCACCCAAGGGCTGCAGAAATAGCTATGAGAGAAAGGGTGCCAGTAATTGTGAGATCAACCTTTAGTGATGCTCAGGGTACAGTGATTTCTGATGTTTTTAAGCAGGAAGAGGTAGAGATAAAAGGAGATAGACCAGTAAGTGGAGTGACAAGTAGATCCAATTTATCATTTGTTAAAGTTTTTCCTAAAGATCATGAAGGACCATCTACACTTTTAGAAAGTACTAGTGTATTAGGTTGCTTTCGAATTTTAGCTGAAGGAAATATTAGTGTAGATTTTATTAATGTTAGACCTGAAGTTATTACCTTTATGATTAATAAGGACACAGTAGAGAAAGCTTGTGGTCTATTAAATGAAAGTAATTACCAGTATGAAGTCTTCAATGATTTTGTAAAAATATCTGTTGTTGGAGCAGGAATGACAGGAGTTCCTGGTATTATGGCTAAAGTTGTAGAAGCATTAACAGAAGCAGGTATTTCTATTTATCAAACTACAGATTCACATACAACTATTTCTTGTTTAATTAGGGATGAGGATGAAGAGAGTGGATTATGTGCTTTACATGATTATTTTGGATTAGGTGATTAG
- the uppP gene encoding undecaprenyl-diphosphatase UppP, whose translation MDLIKVIILGIVQGITEFLPVSSSGHLVIFQHFLNVNEGLTLDVFLHFGTLLAVVVVYWDDILGMITLKEEYRKLTYYVILGSIPAGIIGILFEDIFEQLFNTVKVVGFTLLVTGLLLWLSDRITNEKRYLKDMKLSDSMVVGFAQAFAIIPGISRSGSTIVAGLFKGLDRKLAAKYSFLLSVPVIGGATLLQVKDLMTVGLANNTITQLVLGTVASAIAGYFSIKLLLKLVNKEKLSVFAYYCWFLGLIIILFL comes from the coding sequence ATGGATTTGATTAAAGTAATTATTTTAGGAATAGTACAAGGTATAACAGAATTTTTACCAGTTAGTAGTTCAGGACATTTAGTTATTTTTCAACATTTTTTAAATGTTAATGAAGGCTTAACTTTAGATGTTTTTTTACATTTTGGTACTTTATTAGCGGTAGTAGTTGTTTATTGGGATGATATTTTGGGGATGATTACTTTGAAGGAGGAATATAGAAAGTTAACTTATTATGTGATTTTAGGCTCAATACCTGCGGGTATAATTGGTATTTTATTTGAAGATATATTTGAGCAATTATTTAATACTGTAAAGGTTGTAGGATTTACTTTGTTGGTTACAGGTTTATTGTTGTGGCTGTCAGATAGAATTACAAATGAGAAAAGATATTTAAAAGATATGAAATTAAGTGATTCAATGGTCGTAGGTTTTGCTCAAGCTTTTGCTATTATACCTGGTATTTCTCGTTCTGGTTCGACTATAGTAGCGGGATTATTTAAAGGATTGGATAGAAAGTTAGCGGCTAAGTATTCTTTCTTATTATCTGTACCAGTTATTGGTGGGGCTACTTTATTACAGGTCAAGGATTTAATGACTGTGGGTTTAGCTAATAACACTATAACACAATTAGTTTTGGGTACGGTAGCTTCTGCTATAGCTGGGTATTTTTCAATTAAATTATTATTAAAGCTAGTAAATAAAGAGAAGTTAAGTGTATTTGCATATTATTGCTGGTTTTTAGGTTTGATAATTATTTTATTTTTGTAG
- a CDS encoding Na/Pi cotransporter family protein, with protein sequence MIFILIGKLILGLILFLLGMESVKDSFYKASGKRLEYLLKSLTNNIFISIITGMIVTMVIQSSSATTVIIISLVNANLLSLEQAFGVIMGANIGTTITVQLISFRLEEYLWVVIILGIIIYLLYYFSRKKSLMYIARGILGFAVLFVGLEILSNIISDFKDLDVFLNLLSYLSLKPMLGILLGLIITAIIQSSSALTGIIVVLAKANMINLNLAITLALGSNIGTCITAFIASLGSSKIAKRAAWAHILFNSFGVLVIIPILTLFVNVITLTSDNLARQIANAHTVFNIFNTVLVLPVRGVFIKLIKNYI encoded by the coding sequence ATGATATTTATCCTTATCGGAAAGCTTATTTTAGGACTAATTTTATTTTTGTTAGGAATGGAAAGTGTTAAAGATAGTTTTTATAAAGCATCGGGTAAAAGATTAGAATATTTATTAAAATCGCTAACTAATAATATTTTTATAAGTATTATAACTGGTATGATAGTTACTATGGTTATTCAAAGCAGCAGTGCTACTACAGTAATTATTATTAGCTTAGTTAATGCTAATTTACTATCTCTTGAACAAGCTTTTGGAGTAATTATGGGTGCTAATATTGGAACAACAATTACAGTACAGTTAATATCTTTTAGATTAGAAGAGTACTTATGGGTAGTGATAATTTTAGGAATAATAATTTACTTGTTATATTATTTTAGTAGAAAGAAAAGCTTGATGTACATAGCAAGGGGAATATTAGGTTTTGCTGTTTTATTTGTTGGATTAGAAATACTAAGCAATATTATAAGTGATTTTAAAGACTTAGATGTTTTTTTGAATCTATTATCATATCTGAGTCTTAAACCTATGTTGGGTATTTTGCTAGGTCTAATAATTACTGCTATTATCCAAAGTAGTAGTGCTTTGACAGGAATAATTGTTGTTTTAGCAAAGGCAAATATGATTAATTTAAATTTAGCAATAACCTTAGCTTTAGGAAGTAATATTGGGACTTGCATTACAGCATTTATAGCTTCCTTAGGAAGTTCAAAGATTGCTAAAAGAGCAGCTTGGGCCCATATCTTATTTAATAGTTTCGGTGTTTTAGTCATTATTCCCATACTAACTTTGTTTGTAAATGTTATTACATTAACTAGTGATAATTTAGCTAGACAGATTGCTAATGCTCATACAGTGTTTAATATTTTCAATACTGTACTAGTCTTACCGGTTAGAGGTGTATTTATTAAGTTAATAAAAAATTATATATAA
- a CDS encoding YlzJ-like family protein — protein MHYSIFVDGLWPDEDFEIEERMELNYDGVTMEVKIDSANSGEIIRVISSDPNDYLNQQYQPGTKIEFKPVFL, from the coding sequence ATGCATTATTCAATATTTGTAGATGGCCTATGGCCAGATGAAGATTTTGAAATAGAAGAAAGAATGGAATTAAACTATGATGGAGTAACAATGGAGGTTAAGATAGATTCTGCTAACTCTGGGGAAATAATTAGAGTTATTAGTTCTGACCCTAATGATTATCTTAACCAACAATATCAACCAGGGACAAAGATTGAATTTAAACCAGTCTTTTTATAA
- a CDS encoding ClpP family protease, which translates to MGKLIVKDQNIPNPGGVPRINPKNPKKAKPNKAATIKNQLQSLKQLGQNNLPPKVESDIHTLTIVGQIEGHAVLSPKNKTTKYEHLIPQLVAIEQNEKIKGLLVILNTVGGDIEAGLAISEMLSSLSKPVVSLVLGGGHSIGVPIATAADYSFIAETATMIVHPIRLTGMVIGVPQTYDYLDKMQERIIRFVSNSSKISEDRFKKLMFETGELVRDVGTVLVGEQAVKEGVINEVGGLGHAMKKLRSLIDVDNPKAEKDCECTAQELEEGSCDCSSENEVLKARQSVIEALEGDD; encoded by the coding sequence TTGGGTAAATTAATAGTAAAAGATCAGAATATTCCTAATCCTGGAGGAGTTCCAAGAATAAACCCCAAAAATCCAAAAAAGGCTAAACCTAATAAAGCAGCAACAATAAAAAATCAATTACAAAGCTTAAAGCAACTAGGGCAAAATAATCTTCCACCAAAGGTTGAAAGTGATATCCATACTTTAACAATTGTTGGACAAATTGAAGGACATGCTGTCTTATCTCCTAAGAATAAAACAACTAAATATGAACATTTAATTCCTCAATTAGTTGCTATTGAACAGAATGAAAAGATTAAAGGGTTATTAGTTATTCTTAATACAGTGGGTGGAGATATCGAGGCTGGATTAGCAATTTCAGAGATGCTAAGCAGCTTATCAAAACCTGTAGTATCTTTAGTTTTAGGTGGTGGGCATAGTATTGGTGTACCAATTGCTACTGCAGCTGATTATTCGTTTATAGCTGAAACTGCTACAATGATTGTTCATCCAATTAGGTTAACAGGAATGGTAATAGGAGTACCTCAAACTTATGATTATCTTGATAAAATGCAAGAAAGGATAATTAGATTTGTATCTAATAGTTCTAAAATTAGTGAAGATAGATTCAAAAAGTTAATGTTTGAAACAGGAGAGTTGGTAAGGGATGTTGGTACAGTTTTGGTTGGAGAACAAGCAGTTAAAGAAGGAGTGATTAATGAAGTTGGTGGCTTAGGGCATGCTATGAAGAAGTTACGTAGCTTAATAGATGTTGATAACCCTAAAGCGGAAAAAGATTGTGAATGTACTGCACAAGAGCTTGAAGAAGGCAGTTGTGATTGTAGTTCTGAAAATGAAGTATTAAAGGCACGTCAGAGTGTTATTGAGGCTTTAGAAGGTGATGATTAA
- a CDS encoding ribonuclease J, with the protein MSNNRIGEVTVIPLGGLGEIGKNMMVVEANNEILIVDAGVKFPEDELYGVDLVIPDISYLVKNKERIKGIVLTHGHEDHIGALPYVLKDIDAPVYGTKLTLGLLSGKLKSHNMLADTYLRHVYPGHSVEIGSFKVEFIRVNHSIADSCALAIHTPAGPLVYASDFKFDQTPIDGKMADIHKLAELGDEGVLALFSDSTNVEREGFTMSEREVGKTIEDSFVEATQKIFIASFASNIHRIQQVFDAAVKYDRKVALSGRSMINNVHIALELGYLNIPEGLLIDLKDINRLPDHKVVLLMTGSQGERMAALTRMARGDHHQISVEKGDTIVVSATAIPGNAKAVGRTINQLFKRGANVIYEALSGVHVSGHASQEELKLMLNLTRPKYFFPVHGEYRHLHLHAKLAQSVGIPKENIFIPDLGDRVTLSQDSGYINGSVQAGRVLIDGLGIGDVGSVVLRDRRLLSENGILMVVVTINKEGKVLAGPDIISRGFVYIRESGELINDATKQVEKALSECEDNNVTEWSTLKSKIRSALDSFLYNRIKRRPMILPIIMEV; encoded by the coding sequence ATGTCAAACAATAGAATAGGAGAAGTTACAGTTATTCCTTTAGGGGGTCTAGGGGAAATCGGTAAAAATATGATGGTAGTAGAAGCAAACAATGAGATCCTAATAGTAGATGCCGGGGTTAAGTTTCCTGAGGATGAGTTATATGGGGTGGATTTAGTTATTCCAGATATCTCATACTTGGTTAAGAATAAGGAAAGAATAAAAGGAATTGTACTTACTCATGGTCATGAAGACCACATAGGAGCATTGCCTTATGTATTAAAAGATATAGATGCACCTGTGTATGGAACCAAGTTAACTTTAGGATTGTTAAGTGGAAAGCTTAAGTCACATAATATGTTAGCTGATACTTATTTAAGGCATGTATATCCGGGCCATTCAGTAGAGATTGGATCTTTTAAAGTGGAATTTATAAGAGTAAATCACAGTATTGCTGATTCATGTGCTTTGGCTATCCATACTCCAGCAGGTCCTCTAGTTTATGCTAGTGATTTTAAATTTGACCAGACCCCAATTGATGGTAAGATGGCAGATATACACAAATTAGCTGAATTAGGAGATGAAGGAGTACTAGCATTATTTTCTGATAGTACCAATGTAGAGCGTGAAGGATTTACTATGTCAGAACGAGAGGTTGGTAAGACTATCGAGGATAGTTTTGTTGAGGCAACCCAGAAGATATTTATTGCTAGTTTTGCTTCTAATATTCATCGGATTCAACAAGTTTTTGATGCTGCAGTCAAATATGATCGTAAAGTAGCTTTAAGTGGTCGTAGTATGATTAATAATGTCCATATAGCTCTAGAATTAGGGTATTTAAATATTCCAGAAGGTCTTTTAATAGATCTTAAGGATATAAATAGATTACCTGACCACAAAGTTGTTTTATTAATGACAGGTAGTCAAGGAGAAAGAATGGCTGCTTTAACTAGAATGGCAAGGGGAGATCATCACCAAATTAGTGTTGAGAAAGGTGATACAATTGTTGTATCTGCCACAGCTATTCCGGGAAATGCTAAAGCTGTAGGGAGAACAATTAATCAATTATTTAAACGTGGGGCTAATGTGATTTATGAAGCATTATCTGGAGTTCATGTTTCTGGTCATGCAAGCCAGGAAGAGCTTAAATTAATGTTGAATCTAACTCGACCAAAATACTTCTTCCCAGTTCATGGAGAATATCGTCATTTACATTTACATGCTAAATTGGCACAGAGTGTAGGAATTCCAAAGGAAAATATATTTATTCCAGACTTAGGAGATAGAGTTACTTTAAGCCAAGATAGCGGTTATATAAATGGTAGTGTTCAAGCTGGAAGAGTATTAATAGATGGTTTAGGTATTGGAGATGTAGGAAGTGTTGTTTTAAGAGATAGAAGATTACTTTCTGAAAATGGTATTTTAATGGTAGTTGTTACAATTAATAAAGAAGGTAAAGTATTAGCTGGTCCTGATATTATTTCCCGTGGATTTGTTTATATTAGAGAGTCTGGAGAGTTGATTAATGATGCTACTAAACAAGTAGAAAAGGCTCTTTCAGAATGTGAAGATAATAATGTTACGGAATGGTCTACTTTGAAATCTAAGATAAGAAGCGCTTTAGATAGTTTCTTATATAATAGAATTAAGAGAAGACCGATGATTTTACCGATTATAATGGAAGTATAA
- a CDS encoding aspartate-semialdehyde dehydrogenase, whose protein sequence is MKKYNVAVVGATGAVGREMLKILEERDFPFDNLKLLASERSEGKKLTCKGEEYVVEATTPESFEGVDIALFSAGGGVSKKFAPEAAKRGAVVVDNSSAWRMDPEAPLVVPEVNPEDIFKHKGIIANPNCSTIQMVAALKPIYDKVGIDRIVVSTYQAVSGTGKAAIDELREQAKAILASEKAESNVYPYQIAFNVLPHIDIFFDDGYTKEEMKMVNETQKIMGDDSIKVTATAARVPVVYGHAEAVNIETKEKLTVSEAKELLDNAPGVRVVDKPEELAYPMQIDTESTDDVLVGRIREDNTIEKGLNLWIVANNLRKGAALNTIQIAERLIEG, encoded by the coding sequence ATGAAGAAGTATAATGTAGCGGTAGTAGGTGCAACTGGAGCAGTAGGTAGAGAGATGTTGAAAATTTTAGAAGAAAGAGATTTTCCTTTTGATAATTTAAAGCTTTTAGCAAGTGAAAGATCTGAAGGTAAAAAGTTAACTTGTAAAGGTGAAGAGTATGTTGTGGAAGCAACTACTCCAGAATCTTTTGAAGGTGTAGATATTGCATTATTTAGTGCAGGAGGTGGAGTTAGTAAGAAATTTGCTCCTGAAGCAGCAAAAAGAGGAGCTGTTGTTGTTGATAATAGTAGTGCCTGGAGAATGGATCCTGAGGCTCCTTTAGTAGTACCTGAGGTAAATCCAGAGGATATTTTTAAGCATAAAGGAATTATTGCTAATCCTAACTGTTCTACAATTCAAATGGTAGCAGCTTTAAAGCCTATTTATGATAAAGTTGGAATTGATAGAATTGTAGTATCCACATATCAGGCTGTATCTGGAACTGGGAAAGCTGCTATAGATGAATTAAGAGAGCAGGCGAAAGCTATTTTAGCTAGTGAAAAAGCTGAATCTAATGTATATCCTTATCAAATTGCTTTTAATGTATTGCCACATATTGATATTTTCTTTGATGATGGCTATACTAAAGAGGAAATGAAAATGGTTAACGAAACTCAAAAAATTATGGGTGATGATAGTATTAAGGTAACGGCTACAGCTGCTAGAGTGCCGGTTGTTTATGGTCATGCTGAAGCTGTTAATATAGAAACAAAAGAAAAATTAACTGTCTCAGAGGCTAAAGAATTGTTAGATAATGCTCCTGGAGTAAGAGTAGTAGATAAACCAGAAGAGTTAGCTTATCCAATGCAAATAGATACTGAAAGTACTGATGATGTATTGGTCGGTAGAATCAGAGAAGACAATACAATTGAAAAAGGCTTAAATCTATGGATTGTTGCTAATAACTTAAGAAAAGGAGCCGCTTTAAATACAATTCAAATTGCTGAGAGGCTGATTGAAGGATAA